Proteins from one Coffea arabica cultivar ET-39 chromosome 8c, Coffea Arabica ET-39 HiFi, whole genome shotgun sequence genomic window:
- the LOC140013164 gene encoding BURP domain-containing protein 6-like, protein MFVTLLKRYFLIAIALTTGKTSGSGSFSKLPDSKFQIYNARAQVNGHGSSFSKLPDSKFQIYNRKSQVNGHGSSFSQLPDSKFQIYNRKSQVNGHGFSFSKLPDSKFQIYNRKSQLNSHGISFSNLPDSKFQIYNRKSQVNSHGTNPTKDQLYNDKNITIFFLGKDLHRGSSMNLEFVESLKITTLFLPRQVADSIPFSSKSVPEILNKFSLKPQSEEAETIKKTIAECEMPGTKGEDKYCATSLESMIDFTTSKLGKDVRAVSTEAEKIDTKIRKYTIKDVAKLNTADKVVSCHKEKYPYAVFYCHTSQSNAYMTNLAAAEDEAKAKAVAVCHKDTSQWDSEHLAFQLLKVKPGTAPICHFLPEDHIIWVPK, encoded by the coding sequence CATTGCCATTGCATTAACTACAGGGAAAACCTCTGGAAGTGGCAGTTTCAGCAAATTACcagattcaaaatttcaaatatatAATGCCAGAGCTCAAGTGAACGGCCATGGTAGCAGTTTCAGCAAACTACCAGATTCAAAGTTtcaaatatataatagaaaatcacAAGTGAACGGCCATGGTAGCAGCTTCAGCCAACTACCAGATTCAAAGTTtcaaatatataatagaaaatcacAAGTGAACGGCCATGGTTTCAGCTTCAGCAAATTACcagattcaaaatttcaaatttataatAGAAAATCTCAATTGAACAGCCATGGTATCAGTTTCAGCAACCTACcagactcaaaatttcaaatttataacAGGAAATCTCAGGTGAATAGCCATGGTACAAATCCAACTAAAGATCAACTCTACAATGACAAAAACATTACAATATTCTTCCTTGGAAAGGATTTGCACCGCGGCTCAAGCATGAATCTGGAGTTTGTTGAGTCGCTAAAGATTACTACACTATTCCTGCCAAGACAAGTTGCTGATTCCATTCCCTTTTCCTCCAAATCTGTTCCTGAGATATTGAACAAATTCTCACTGAAGCCACAATCAGAAGAAGCCGAAACTATTAAGAAAACAATTGCAGAGTGCGAGATGCCTGGAACAAAAGGGGAAGACAAGTACTGTGCGACTTCACTCGAGTCAATGATTGATTTCACTACTTCCAAGCTGGGGAAAGATGTTCGAGCAGTTTCAACTGAAGCAGAAAAAATAGATACCAAAATCCGAAAATATACTATTAAGGATGTTGCCAAGTTGAACACGGCTGATAAAGTCGTTTCTTGCCATAAGGAAAAGTATCCGTACGCAGTATTTTACTGCCACACATCGCAGAGTAATGCATATATGACCAATTTGGCTGCTGCTGAAGATGAAGCTAAAGCTAAAGCTGTGGCTGTTTGCCACAAGGATACATCACAATGGGACTCAGAGCATTTGGCCTTTCAGTTGCTAAAGGTGAAGCCAGGAACTGCTCCAATCTGCCATTTCCTTCCTGAGGATCACATCATTTGGGTTCCAAAGTAA